The region AGCTAACTTAAActggattcatgtaggaatcactctataagaagtCGGGCCAAAAAAAATCTATGCTTCCAAGTGATTTTCGGAAGCAAAATTGGATTTAAGTTCCGAAATTGCAACGCAATAGTAAATCAGACGCATTATAATTACACTAGTATTACAAAATTATTTTTCATAATcctcataatcgaaataaaaatAATGCCACTAATCGCAACCATAAAAAAACTAAAATGAAACCAACATAGGGTGTTAATAACAAAAGTTAGATGGGCTTGAATCAAAATGTCATAATTAAGCCCAAAGCAAACAAATCAAATGTCTCATTAaataaaataacatatataaaataaaagtaaaaacTTAAAAAAAACACAAATCAGAACAATAATACTCCAAAATAATAATGCATAAAGATAAAAAAAAAGTAAATGAAACTTTTCCATGCTAGTAGCAATACGTGTTCCACAAGAACATTGTTCATCATCATGCAACAATGCAATACAAGTGCGTCCAACAAACTCAAACATTTTacaaaagaaagaagaaaagcAATTGCAACAAGCCAACATAATAGTGTGGAAGAGTCGAAGGATGCAGTGAGAAAGATAAATGTCACGTTTGTGCAGTTCTAAATACGTGTTATTCGTGAggtgtttggttgttgttgtttCTGCTGCAGTGAAGTGTCATCTCGCTAAAAAAACACGAAAATGAATGAGGTTGGTGTTGTTTGAATCACAAGGATAAGTTATGGTATTGGTGAATTGCAGTTTGTTGATGTTTTCTAGTGTTTTTCGGTTGTTTTATGATGTATCTCAGTGGGATTCCGTTTGATCATGTGAGATTATGTTTAGAGAGATTTAGTGAGGTTGTGCAATGAGggttgttgtttttgtggtttAAGGTGGACTCTGTCGGAGGTTAGAGGTGGTGACACGACGGGAATGAGAGTTGGCAGAAGTGGTGAAGAAATAAGGAGCTGGTTGTGTTGGAGGTTTTGGAAATCcaccaaaatctatggagaatttcaatcaatcttgatgaacaagattgttatcacccacacaatgacaatcaaataaaagaacaatggagaaagaaagaaagtaaagaacgatgaaggagaagaagaattaaaattgcagagtttctctctgcctacaaactgtggaaaacttcttattcactttgcaactacaaaatactgtgaatacaatgttatgaatactctattcacctctttacaaaaataagggttactccctcttTTTATAGATTTTGGTTAACTTGaacctcaagccaaagcccaaaactataaaagcccaaaatagctaacatattactaaaataggcctaagtcgaaatccaGTGTGAGGCAACATGattcgacacttcgacacactaacacaacttaacatactgggtgattcgacacttccttgttctgtcgagcaacctgcttcgacacaaggaattacaattcaacagGAGGTAGGAGGAAGAGAGGTTTATTAGGGTGAAGTATGGACACAATGGGTTTGTCGGCATGGTGGAGGTGTTGTTGACCGCTGGTGGAGGGAACCTAGGTGAAGAGTGGAAAGGTGTATTTCGCGGGTCATTTTCTAGGGGTATTTAGGTTATAGTCTATTATGAAGAAGATGGATAAATGGTGTTATCGTGGTAGGGTGTGAACGAATGTGAAGATCAAAGATTGAGGTTGGTGTAGTGGAAGGAAGTTGAAGGAGTTCGACGAAAGAAGAAGCTCGTGGTCGAAGGAGCTGCAAGAAGTGTGTTAAAATAATGTATGAATTCAAACACGgaaaaaatatatttatttatgttatgaatatttatttatacaattaaaataataattataaataCTATGTTAGTAGTTGATATTTATAAAACTAAATGATTGcataaatattttaaaaaaaatgtcACAACAAAATTAATATTTATCTTCGGAAAAATATATGGTTTATCTAAATATTTGTATATATGAAAAAACTATATTTATTCTCcaaatacaaaaaaatatatatatttttcttttaaaaataataaacttgGTAAAATAATTTTGTCtttctgttttttcattcttaTTACATTTTAGAAACAAATGTGTGTAACTtgataaaataattttatatttttattatattcTAAAATTAAATACAAGCAACACTCAAGTGCGAACGTTCATATATCCCACTAATTTTGTTagtgaaaagaaaaaaatatgCTGTCAATTGATTGGTGAGGATGTCACGTCTTCCTCCTAATCCTTTCTTTTATCAGATTTTTTCTTCTGAAAAAGGTGACTTGTCATTGGTTAGTGGTGAGAAAGTTCATACATTTTCTTGTGACGCCTTCTCTTTCATTCCATAGCAAAACATTTTTTTAAATCGAGAGAGGATCATTGATGTATGCCAAAATGTTCCCTATTTGCTGTTagttttaattttaattgtttctaaatctttttttattttttttataataaaaataagtttgagtaattaaattaaaacaaaataaacaagttTAAATTAAATATCCGACTCtaatcaattatattaattattttggctaaaaataaaaataaaataattaaaaacaaataaaaaatcgaacataaaatataaaaaaaatgcACTGAATAATTAACATGAAATAAACTTCTAAAAATGCATTTTTTGCATCAAAGTTTAAAATGAAAAATGACCTCTTAAAATGACTCAGACTCATCAAAATATGATCGAAAAAAGagtaaaaaataataaaataaatacGTTAGATTAAACTATATGAATCGTAGATTGATAAAATTGATGTCCTCAACCTCTATCTTAAAAAAAAATTTATCTGTTAATTTTACGTATATCAGAGAATTGATTCAATAGATCTACTTGTATATTCGAAAATTTATTCGGATCgatattttaaatattttgaGAGATGAAATACATGATATGAAGTAGGTGATGTGAATGTGTTGTGAGATAGGGTGACAATTAAAAATCTCTGGCATTAACATTAAATTATTATATACAGCTATAAATGAGAATTCCGTGTTCCCATCTATACGCGTTAAATGCGAAACATTATCTAAATAATAATAAGTTAAAATATACATGACATGGTCTAAACATGCAAATTGTTAAATAGAAAACTAATTGTTAATTAAATTAAGGTATGTGAGTACGTTAGAAATGTAAGTGATCTCCCATTATAAATAGCTAGGTTATTCCATTTGCTTTACATAGAGAGTTTCATAAATTGGTGATTGAAGTTATAGCCTTTTTCTGTTCTATCCTACTGAGAGAGTAGAGAAATCGGTACGTAGTACTAAgattattgttcttttttttttaagGTTAAATTTACTACTTGACCAAGTTTGTTATTTTAGGGTTAAAGAGGTTAATTATTGTATTGTGTTTAATGCATTTTATGTTACTCATCTTTAAATGTTTCTATCCCTGTAGTAATATCATTCTTTGATATTTAGTAACAAGACGTCATTGTCTATAAATATACTTCAAATAACATTTGAATTTATAGatttcttatttatttatttttataagCGAATTCTATAATAATAACAGTACGAGGATACTCAACCCTAATATAATATAAAAGTtaagaaaatcaaacatatcattGACACAAAATTTGCAGGATAACGTCACAAATATATCAATATACCTTTCTTCAAAATACGATTAGCACACCAATCTAACCACCAGTGgacaaatatatatatatatatatatatatatatatatatatatatatatatatatatatatatatatatatatatatatatatatatatatatatatatatatatttcatttTGTTTTTATAATTTTGTTTATTTAGAAATTATTCTTTGTAAAATATGTGTattattcattttatttcttATGCATGAATCTGGTATTAGATGAACTAAAATCAGAGGTCGTCTAATATAATTTAGAGTCAAAAATAAATTTTAACAGAATAATATATctgtttttttaattttaaattatttatttagTTTTCTTATGGGTTACtttttttatttgttaaaaatatattttaacAAAATATTCCAAATTTCATGAGAGTATATACAAATTATTCATCTTTAAGAACATGTATAAAATGTTAACTGTTTTGATGCAGAAAATGATGTCAATTGTAGCCCGTAGAGGCTTTAAGCAGACACTAGACAGAGCAACTCGTTTGATAGATCGTTCACCTTTACTTCTTCATGGAAAAGAAAACTGTAAAGTAAGTATAAACATTATATATTTTGTTATTTTAGTTAATTTATATATTGAAGCAAAAAATAAATTATGTCAATTTAATATAGATTTTTGAAAAATTGGAACAAATAAATTATTATAGTAATATTTTTACCATGTCTCAAGTTTTATAGGTATGTGCAGATTAACTGtagtttaattaaaataaaaccaataaatattatataatgatattattttataaaactttatttagtcataaattaattattataaattttaaattttatataaTAATTCACCTTACAAAAAGAACGTTATATTGAGTTCTATGTATAAATTAAATGCTTAATGTTTTATATGTTCATTTGTTACCGAAGATGATCTCAAGCACACCAGGATTAGGCTCAAATTTCTTCCAAGTTCATGAAGCAGTAACTAAATTGACAAAAGATGGTCAAGAAAGTGTGCTAAATGCATCACTTACATATCTTAACGAAAAAGCAAAGCTCAAGGCAAGTTATTTCCTCAACTCACTTATTTTTCTCATTACAAAATTATGAAATCAACTATACATTCTCCAATTTAATTAATATTACTATATGTATGATTTTTAAAATAGCATCTTCAACTTTATGTATTTTTATGGTAATGTTAAATATATAGGTTCTTATAAATGTTAATCTAATATGGATTTTTTAAAAATGGTGAAAAGATAGACCAGTATCATTTTTAGTAAAATTAAAATTATAGTAATAAAAAATGAGAACACATTACAATTGATTAATGTAATTTATTgaaaatattataaatatatatattttttgggCAGAGTCCATATTAAATttcattaattaattaatttaatttaataaaaatattatcaTATTAATATTTAAAgagaaaaaatattaaattacTTTTCAATTTCGTCATTAAATTTTGTATCGGAGAGAGTCGGAGAGAATATTTTTCCATCCCTAAACTTCAACGCATTATAAAAGTAGAAAATTTGCTAATTTTATTTAGGGAGAAATTGCGAGAGGTCTTCTCGGTGGTGCTATAGCAACTCCAACTCTTCTTGGAGTACCTTTGGGACATAATGCATCATATCATGAAGGCGTCATATTTGCTCCTCCTCGCATTAGGAAGGCCATTTGGGATGGAAGCAAATACTCAACAACCGAAGAAggtaaatatatatatatatatatatatatatatatatatatatatatatatatatataaattgtTGTTTCGGTTTAGAAGTTTGGTAAATAATTTTTTTAGGTTTGAACTTAGATCACTATTTTTTTTTCTACAGGAAAGAATTTAATTGACCCACGTGTGTTTGCTGATGTGGGTGATGTCCCAATCCAAGACATGCAAAATTTAGGAGTCAATGAAGCGAGATTAATGGATTTTATTAGTGACTCTGTCAAGATAGTGATGAATCATGTATATTTACTAATAATATTCTTTATTTTTATGGGATTAATTATATGAATTTATTATATGCTCGTGTTTTTTTTGCATTAATTAATACTCTTGCAGACTCCATTACGTCCCTTAATTTTGGGAGGTGATCACTCAATATCATATCCAGTTGTTAGAGCTATCTCTGAGAAACTTGGAGGACCGATTGATATTCTTCATTTCGATGCACATCCTGATCTCTATGAAAACTTTGAAGATAATTATTATTCACATGCTTCACAATTTGCTCAAATCGTGGAGGGTAAACATGTCAATCGACTAGTGCAGGTCTTTTTTTCAAATCTTAACTTTAACAGTTTCTTAACCATATAGTTCAAATACTTTTAGATCAGTATTCACATTGTAACCGATGAAATGCGCCTTACAACACCCACAATAACCATAAGTTATGATTACAAATTGTAAATTATATTTCATATATGTATTTTTTCATTCTTCTAActaatttattaatttattataGGTCGGTATACGATCAATAACAGCTCAAGCAAGACAACACGGCGAAAAATACGGAATAGAGATACATGAAATGAGAAATTTTGCAAAAGAACGTGATTATTTAGAGAATTTGGTCTCTTTCTCTTCTCTCTATTTATTTTTTGTTATGATCGATTTTTATAATGcttaatatattaaaaaatttaaCTTTATTTTATAAAAGTTATTGATTCATAAATATCAATAActtttatattaatatataaatataaataaatattatcGTTAGAGATTAAACTTTGAAAATTTTATATGTGCAGGCACTTGGTACAAGTGAAGGTGTGAAAGGTGTATATGTATCAATAAATGTGAATTCTCTTGATCCAGCCTATGCTCATGGAGTGTCTC is a window of Lathyrus oleraceus cultivar Zhongwan6 chromosome 6, CAAS_Psat_ZW6_1.0, whole genome shotgun sequence DNA encoding:
- the LOC127096786 gene encoding arginase 2, chloroplastic/mitochondrial isoform X1 yields the protein MMSIVARRGFKQTLDRATRLIDRSPLLLHGKENCKMISSTPGLGSNFFQVHEAVTKLTKDGQESVLNASLTYLNEKAKLKAKIARGLLGGAIATPTLLGVPLGHNASYHEGVIFAPPRIRKAIWDGSKYSTTEEGKNLIDPRVFADVGDVPIQDMQNLGVNEARLMDFISDSVKIVMNHTPLRPLILGGDHSISYPVVRAISEKLGGPIDILHFDAHPDLYENFEDNYYSHASQFAQIVEGKHVNRLVQVGIRSITAQARQHGEKYGIEIHEMRNFAKERDYLENLALGTSEGVKGVYVSINVNSLDPAYAHGVSHIESGGLSLRDVLNILHNLKGNIVGGDVVEYNPQHDAINNMTALVTAKLVRELAAKISK
- the LOC127096786 gene encoding arginase 2, chloroplastic/mitochondrial isoform X2, which gives rise to MMSIVARRGFKQTLDRATRLIDRSPLLLHGKENCKMISSTPGLGSNFFQVHEAVTKLTKDGQESVLNASLTYLNEKAKLKGEIARGLLGGAIATPTLLGVPLGHNASYHEGVIFAPPRIRKAIWDGSKYSTTEEGKNLIDPRVFADVGDVPIQDMQNLGVNEARLMDFISDSVKIVMNHTPLRPLILGGDHSISYPVVRAISEKLGGPIDILHFDAHPDLYENFEDNYYSHASQFAQIVEGKHVNRLVQVGIRSITAQARQHGEKYGIEIHEMRNFAKERDYLENLALGTSEGVKGVYVSINVNSLDPAYAHGVSHIESGGLSLRDVLNILHNLKGNIVGGDVVEYNPQHDAINNMTALVTAKLVRELAAKISK